The segment CCTGACGGCGGGCTTCGAGTCGGACATCGCCACGACGACGTACGAGCAGTGGCTCACGGCCCGCTGAGCGACTCGGCGGTGTTGAGACCGAAGTAGTGGATCGCGTGACCCCGGTGGCGGTGCAGCATCCGGGCGATCGCGATCCGCTCCTCGTAGGACGACGGAATGACGACGGCCCACTCGCCCTTGCGCAGTCCCTCGTGATGCAGGTTCAGAACCGCGTCGTCGTACCCCCAGTTCTGAAAGAACCGGATGAACCGGGCCCGCCAGCCGTGCTCGGTGCCGTCCGCGTCCAGGATGTGCACCCCCTCCGGGCCGTGCAGGACGAGCACCTCGGAGACGTCGGTGCCGTCGGCGCGCAGCGCCTCGAGGACGTCGTCGACGTTCTGCCGGTCCGGGAGAAGCGCGGCGATCGCGTTGACCGGCCGGTCGATGAACTCGTCCACGTTGTCCAGCGGCCCGTCCGCCTGCTGCGGGGCCAGACTGGCGCGGACCACCGCGACCGGGCTCGCGGCGTGGTAGAGCAGCGTCTGGCTGACCGAGCCGAGCACGAGACCCTTGAACGTGTCCCGGCCGCGGGCGCCGACGACCACGAGCTGCGCGTTCTTCGCGCGTTCGACCAGGGCGTGCCGCGGGTTGCCGCGGAGCAGTTCGGGGCGGACCACGACGTCCGGGAACCGTTCCTGCCAGCCGGCCAGGGACTCGCCGAGCAGCAGCCGCCCGTCCGGGTCGGGGGCGCGTTCCGGCCACACCAGCACCGGGACCAGTTCCGCCCGGCGCGCCGAACTCGCCTCGAACGCGAAGCCGAGCGCCAGCTGCGAATGAGCGGAGCCGTCGACGCCGACCACGACCGGGCCGTCGGCGGGCGCGCTGTCGCGGACCACCAGGACCGGGCAGTGCGCGTGGGCGGCGGCGTGCACCGCGACCGAGCCGATGATCAGGCCGCTGATCGCGCCCAGGCCGCGGTCGCCGAGCACCAGCAGCGCGGCCTCGTTCGACTCGGCGAGCAGCACCGGGGTGGCGGCGCCGTCGATGATGGCGGTGGAGACCGGTACGCCGGGCGCGGCCTCACGTGCCGCGGTGACCGCTTCGGCGACCAGGTCCTCGGCGTGGTGCCGCAGGCCGGTGCCGGGCATGTCGTCGGCGACCGGCCCGACGCCGACGTGCAGCGACGGCCAGATGAAGGCGTGCACCACGTGCAGCTGTGTCTTGCGCCGTTCGGCTTCGACGGCGGCCACGCGTACCGCCGCCAGGGCCTGCTCCGACCCGTCGACCCCAACGATCACCCTCGGTGTGTTCATCTCTGCGCTCCTGTCCTCGGCGTCGACTACTAGGACCGGACAGGCAGGGAGAGATGTGACAGCCAGTACGGCGGCCTCACACCCGGAAGCGCGAGACCAGGCCGCTCAGGTCGGTCGACATCCGGGCCAGGTCGCTGATCGCGTGCTGCGTCTCGGAGACGCCCTGGCTGGTGTTCTGCGCGGCCTGGGCCACCCCGGTGATGCTGCGGGAGATGTCGCCGGTGCCGGTCGCGGCCTCCGAGACACTGCGGTTCATCTCGGCGGTCGTGGCCGTCTGCTCCTCGACCGCCGAAGCGATCGTGGTCTGGAAGTCGCTGATCCGGGCGATCACCGCGGTGATCTTCTCGATCGCGTCGACCGCGCCCTCGGTGTCGGCCTGGATCGCCTCGACGCGGCGGGAGATGTCCTCGGTGGCGCGGGCGGTCTCCTGAGCGAGGTCCTTCACCTCGGAGGCGACCACCGCGAAGCCCTTGCCGGCGTCCCCGGCCCGGGCCGCCTCGATCGTCGCGTTCAGGGCCAGCAGGTTGGTCTGCTCGGCGATCGAGGTGATCACCTTGATCACGTTGCCGATCTCGGCCGAGGAGTCGCCGAGCTTGTTCATGGTCGAGGAGGTGGCGGCGGCCAGGCCGACGGCCTCGGCGGCGACCTGGGCGGCCTCGCTGGCGTTCTGCGAGATCTCGCGGATCGAGGCGCCCATCTCCTCGCTGCCGGCCGACACGGTGTCGACGCTGCGGGAGATCTCCTCGGCCGCGCTGGACACGTCCTGGGACTGCCGGGACGCCTCCTCGGCCGAGACGGCGATCTGCGCGGCGGTGCCGGTCATCTCCTCGGTGGCGCTGGCCAGCGTGGATGCCGAACCCTCGATGGTGATCACGGTGTCGCGCAGCGAGGCCATCGCGGTGTCCAGGGACTGGCCCATCCGGCCGGTCTCGTCGCGCGAGGTCAGCCCGGTGGCGCGGGTCAGGTCACCGGCGGCCAGCGCGTCGCACACGGCTTTCACGGCGGTCAGTGAGCGGACGATGCGAGCGGCCACGAAGTACCCGATGGTCATGGCCACCGCGAGACCGGCGAACAGCACGATGAAGGAGAGGTTACGGCTGAACTGGTACGTGGACTGCGCGGACGCGGCGTTGCTGGCGGCGTCCGCGGTCTCCGCCTGATCGAGGGTGGCGAGATCGTCGTAGATCTGCTTCAGCAGCGGCAACGAGTCGGCGTCCCGTGCAGCCGCCCAGCCGTCCAGGTCGTTCTTGAGACCGGCCGGGATCAGCTTCTCGTTCGCCACCGTCACCCAGCTGTCCCAGACCGACTGGAGGTGGTCGATGACCGCCGGATCGCCGGCCGGCAGGGTGCCGCGGTAGGCAGTCATCGCGGTCTCGAAAGCCTCGACGTCGGCAGTGAACGCCTCGGTGAACTCCCGGACCCGCGTCTCGTCCGTCGACAGCGCCTGGTTGGCGGTGTCGACCCGGGCCTGTACCGCTGCGGACTTGAGCTGAGCGACGGCACGGATGCTGGCGACGTTGCTCTCGTAGATCAGGTTGGCGGAGTCGCTCGTGCTGGCCATCCCGAAATAGCCGGTGAGGCCGACGAAAGCAGCGACCAGGGCGGCCAGCCCGACCGCGACGAGGATCTTCACCTTGACACTGAGGTCGTCGAGGCGAGCACTCATCACTGCTCATCCTTTCCCGGAACAGTCCGGTGCTCAGAACCGGTCGAACTTCGCTTCGAGGTCGGCCGGTGGCATGCCGGCGCCGCTCATCGCGGGCGCCGGATTCTCGTTGAACGAACCCCCACGATCCCAACCGGCCCGGTACGCGTTGTTCGACCAGTTGCCGGACGCGGCCGGCGCCGGACGGGGAATGGAGCGAGTGGACGTTCCGGTGTGGAAGAAGTCCATCAAAGCGGTGAGCTGCGCCGTCTGCGCCGACATCTCCTCGGCTGTCGCGGCGAGCTCCTCACTGGACGACGCGGTCTGTTCGGTGACCTTGCCGATCTGCGACATCGCGATGTTGATCTGCCGCACGCCGGTGGACTGTTCCCCGCTCGCCGCGGCGATCTCCTGCACCAGATCGGACGTACGGATGATGTTGGGAATCATGCTGGACAGCAGGTCGCCGGCGCGCTCGGCGGTCTGGACGCTGCCGGCCGCGAGCTCGCTGATCTCCTGAGCCGCGATCTGGCTGCGCTCGGCGAGCTTGCCGACCTCGCTGGCCACCACGGCGAAGCCCTTGCCGTGCTCGCCCGCCCGGGCCGCCTCGATCGTCGCGTTGAGCGCCAGCATGTTGGTCTGGAAGGCGATGTCGTCGATGATCCCGATCTTGCTGGTGATCTCCTTCATCGCCGCGACGGTCCGCTGCACCGCCTCGCCGCCCTCCTGCGCCTCGGCCGCCGTGGTGGTGGCGATGCCCTCGGTGGCGGTCGCGTTGTCGCTGTTCTGGCTGATCCCCGCGGTCATCTGCTCGATGCTCGAGGTGGTCTCCTCGACACTGGCGGCCTGCTCGGTGGCGGCCTGCGACAGGCTTTGCGAGGCTCCGCTGATCTGCATCGACGCGCTGTTGAGCTGGTTGGCCGACTCGACGACCGTGCTGACCGTGTCGCTGAGCCGGTCCAGGGCGCTGTTGAGCGCCGTGCCCATCCGCCCGACCTCGTCCTGGCCGGCGACGGTGACCCGCTGATCCAGGCGGCCGTTGGCCAGCGCGGTGAGTACCGTGACCGTCTCGTTCAGCGGCCGGGCCACCGCGCGGGTGATCAGCTGGACCACGGTGAAGGTGAGCACCAGCGCTGCGACGATCAGGCAGATCATCATGAGCCGCGCCGTGGAGTAGGCCTCCGCCGACTCGTCGATCGAACCCTTCGCGGCGGTGTCGTCCTTGGCGATCAGGTTGTCGACCGCCGTGTTGATGGTGTCGGACACCGGGTTCACCTCCGCGCTCACCACGCGGTTGAACTCGGCGAGCTTGTTCGCCGCCGTCAGCGGTTTGAGCTTCTCGGTGACCAGTTGCTTGTAGGTGGCCCAGGCGGCGTCGAACGCCTCGGCGTCCGGATCACCCTGCGCCGACGTGGAGAACGAGGCCCAGACCTGGTCCAGGTTGGCGATCGAGGTGTCCAGCGCGTCGATGGCCGCATCGGTGCCGGTGCCTCCGCCGGCCAGGGCGACGCCGCGCATCTGGAACCGGACGTCCTTGTAGTCGGTGGCGATCTCACCGAGCAGCCGTACGTCGTGCAGGTTGCTGTTGTAGAGGTGTTCCAGGCGGTCCTGGGTCTGGCTCAGCTGGTAGATGCCGACCGCGCCGAGCACCACCAGCAGCGCGCAGACCACGCCGGCGAGCCCGCGCAGTTTCCACGCGATCGGCATGTCCCGGAACGCCAGGCTTCCGCGTGGACGGCGCGTCCCCGTCGACTCGGCCATGGAAGAATCCCCCATCCGGCACAAACTGCGGCGTACGAATCCACGACCGGGCCAGCCTATCGACGTAACGATCACGATTTGGCGGAACCTATTCACAAGCCGTCACCGAAACGGACACCGGGCCGGATTCGCGGCTAAGTCCTCGATTTTCTGCAGGGCCCACAAAGAATCTGATCGAATGCGGAGGAGGTGCGGAAAAAGGGGGGCCGACGGTGAACACGGTTACCGAAGCCGGGCGGTATCTGACGTTCACGCTCAACGGCGAGGCGTACGCGCTCGACATCTTCCACGTGACCGAGATCCTCGAGTACCGGTCGCTGACCGTGGTGCCGATGATGCCGGACTTCATCCGTGGCGTGATCAACCTGCGGGGCCGGGCCGTGCCGGTCATCGACATCGCGATCAGATTCGGCCGCGGGCGGACCTCGATCGACCGCCGGACCAGCATCATCATCGTGCACATCCAGGACTCGGCGCTGGCCGAGATGCCCGATCTGGACGGTGACGAGAAGGTCGCCGCGGGTGGCCAGGACATCGGCATCCTGGTCGACGCCGCCACCAAGGTGGTGACCCTGCAGGCCGGCGACATCGAGCCGGCGCCCGCGTTCGGCGCCGGGATCCGGGCGGACTACATCAGCGGCATGGCCCGCCGGGACGAGGACTTCCTGATCCTGCTGGACATCAGTCACGTGCTGTCGATCAGCGACATG is part of the Actinoplanes sp. NBC_00393 genome and harbors:
- a CDS encoding methyl-accepting chemotaxis protein is translated as MSARLDDLSVKVKILVAVGLAALVAAFVGLTGYFGMASTSDSANLIYESNVASIRAVAQLKSAAVQARVDTANQALSTDETRVREFTEAFTADVEAFETAMTAYRGTLPAGDPAVIDHLQSVWDSWVTVANEKLIPAGLKNDLDGWAAARDADSLPLLKQIYDDLATLDQAETADAASNAASAQSTYQFSRNLSFIVLFAGLAVAMTIGYFVAARIVRSLTAVKAVCDALAAGDLTRATGLTSRDETGRMGQSLDTAMASLRDTVITIEGSASTLASATEEMTGTAAQIAVSAEEASRQSQDVSSAAEEISRSVDTVSAGSEEMGASIREISQNASEAAQVAAEAVGLAAATSSTMNKLGDSSAEIGNVIKVITSIAEQTNLLALNATIEAARAGDAGKGFAVVASEVKDLAQETARATEDISRRVEAIQADTEGAVDAIEKITAVIARISDFQTTIASAVEEQTATTAEMNRSVSEAATGTGDISRSITGVAQAAQNTSQGVSETQHAISDLARMSTDLSGLVSRFRV
- a CDS encoding methyl-accepting chemotaxis protein, translated to MAESTGTRRPRGSLAFRDMPIAWKLRGLAGVVCALLVVLGAVGIYQLSQTQDRLEHLYNSNLHDVRLLGEIATDYKDVRFQMRGVALAGGGTGTDAAIDALDTSIANLDQVWASFSTSAQGDPDAEAFDAAWATYKQLVTEKLKPLTAANKLAEFNRVVSAEVNPVSDTINTAVDNLIAKDDTAAKGSIDESAEAYSTARLMMICLIVAALVLTFTVVQLITRAVARPLNETVTVLTALANGRLDQRVTVAGQDEVGRMGTALNSALDRLSDTVSTVVESANQLNSASMQISGASQSLSQAATEQAASVEETTSSIEQMTAGISQNSDNATATEGIATTTAAEAQEGGEAVQRTVAAMKEITSKIGIIDDIAFQTNMLALNATIEAARAGEHGKGFAVVASEVGKLAERSQIAAQEISELAAGSVQTAERAGDLLSSMIPNIIRTSDLVQEIAAASGEQSTGVRQINIAMSQIGKVTEQTASSSEELAATAEEMSAQTAQLTALMDFFHTGTSTRSIPRPAPAASGNWSNNAYRAGWDRGGSFNENPAPAMSGAGMPPADLEAKFDRF
- a CDS encoding chemotaxis protein CheW, with amino-acid sequence MNTVTEAGRYLTFTLNGEAYALDIFHVTEILEYRSLTVVPMMPDFIRGVINLRGRAVPVIDIAIRFGRGRTSIDRRTSIIIVHIQDSALAEMPDLDGDEKVAAGGQDIGILVDAATKVVTLQAGDIEPAPAFGAGIRADYISGMARRDEDFLILLDISHVLSISDMVRLSDLAQQTAPEQPPESS